TTTTTCGATTAATGTTACCTTCAGTCCCTGTTTGGACAAATGCAATGCACTTGTGAGCCCAGCTAAACCACCACCTATTATAATTACATCAGGATTTATTTCCATATAAGCAAACTTGCTCCGCGTTAGTAATCTTCAAAATATTGTTAGGAAACACCGCACAGGCCATGATCGATGGGGCTGCTTTCTACCAGTCATTTTGATAACAGATCTTACCAAGAAATAGTTTTACCCTCCTCATAAAATTAAAAAGACACATTACAGATTTTCTCGATCCTTCTGTGCTTGATCCATAAATAGCTTATCAAGAAAAAGATATCTGTGCCGAAACTCCTCAGGAGATGCTTTCGCATCGACATTTAAATTAAGAATGTTCATGCGCTTATCTTTGCCTAGTGTTTTCGGCCATAGAGAAAGCTCCTTCCCATTTGGATCACCTGTCTTAATGAAATTGACAAAATAATTCTGCCCCAGTCTCGATACCCTATAATCATCATCTGTCCAGGCAAAAACATCGTTACTTTTAAGATTGCCTAATAAATATTCGATATCACTTGCATGGAAAGCGCCAGGTAGTGGTTCTGGCATTTTCTCTTTAGGCTGTTTTTCAGATTTTTTACTAATTCCCCCCGCAAGCCCAGTCTGTACATCGCTATATGCTGGTTGCATGGCCGGCCGTGGTTTACCAAATATATAGACAAATACGGGCTGACCACTATTTTTCCGTTGCAGATCGAGCCATTTCCATGTACTATAGACTATAAAATTATCACTGGCCAATGCTGTAGACGATCGAATTACTTCCATCTCGGTTTTTCCGGGATATAGTTTCAGAACTTCGTCGGCTTTAGCTCCATATTGCGTTCTGACCAACTTTTCATAATTCTCTGGAGAGGGGTAAGATTTACCCATATACGCTGTATATGGCGCTTCTGTCGAAGTCCAGCCTGCGAGTAGAGGCACTTTAGACTGTTCGCCAGCTTCAAAAATCGCGAGCGGAGATTTCGGCAAGAAATACCCATCAACGATCAATCGGGTAGCGAATGCCCCATGCTCACTGGCTTTATCAAGAAGTTCAGATGCAGGTATCTCACGCAGTTTATCAAGCTCTTTGGCATTTACACGATCTGCAAATGTAATCCCCTGCTGTTCTTGCTCAGAAAGAGATATAGTGCCGTATCTCAAGTTAAAGACACTTCCACTTTGACCAATAGCACGCTTAAACAATCCTTTGGATAACGGACTGGCCATCTGTGCGGAGACGGACATACTACCCGCCGACTCCCCTCCAATGGTGACCGCATCAGGATCTCCACCAAATGCAGCAATATTTTTTTTTACCCACAACAAGGCAGCATGCTGGTCCAAAAGTCCATAGTTTCCTGATGCATGTTGAGGAGATTCTTTGGTTAATGCTGGATGTGCAAAGAAGCCAAAAATACCAAGACGATAATTCACTGTAACAACGATAAGTCCTTCTTTTGCAAAACTTTCCCCATCGTAACGATTTTCCGATCCATCACCGGCATTGAAACCTCCACCATAAAAATAAACCAATACAGGAAGTTTGCCCTCGTCGGCTGCCTTTGGACGCCACACATTCAGATAGAGACAATCTTCACTCATTCCGGACGAACGAAATCTCATATCTCCATAGATGGGCTTTTGCATAGGGGAGCTGCCAAAATGATCTGCTTTACGAATACCATTCCAAGGCACCACTGCTTGCGGTTCTTTCCATCTCAGATCACCAACAGGTGGCTTCGCAAATGGAATCCCTCGAAAAGACTGCACCCCGCTTGACAAGGTAATCCCTTCCAGTATGCCGGCTTCAACCTTTACCTGAGGTGCTTGAGCAAAAACACATGATACAATAAAAAAAACGACAGTAGTAAAAAAGATCTTTTTCATAATGAGAGGCTTTTAATTCTATTTTTATGCTTCTTTCAGTTAAAATACTAAATAAAATCTATAGAACGACGACCGGTGCATTTTTTATAGCAGAAAATAAGATCAATCACTGGACAACATACATGAGACATTCCCATAGCCTAATTGGTAAACCAGATAAAAAGTAAAATAAGCCATTGTACAAAGATACATATCCAAAATGGTTTGCTAATTGGTGCCGCCAGTATTTCGAGAACCTGAATAAATTTTGACTTTCAAATAGTATAGAAACTTTCGTTATGATCCAAATCAAGGATATCAAACTTCACTTTATTCAAACCAAAAACAAGAATCCGCTTGACCCAAGGATTCTCGATCTGGATATTGCTCGCAATCTTTGAAAATACATATCTGTTGCTAAAAAGAAATAGTAATATGGGTAACAAAATCAATCCTACTCGCCAAAGAAATTTACCCATGGATGTAAAAACCAATGTTCAGACCCCAGACAATAAACAGGAAATATAGACAAAAGGTCTCGATAAAAATTTCGAGACCTTTTGTTTTTTAATCGCAATTAAACAGCCGTGTAACCACCGTCAACTAAATAATAGCCTCCGGTCATAAAGGACGATTTATCCGAACTTAGAAAAAGAACCAATTCAGCCACTTCTTCTGCTTTTCCCAAACGCCCAATGGGGTGCTTACTGATTAAAGCATTAATATGTTCTTTATCCAGTTGAGCTAATAAAGGGGTATCGATATAACCTGGTCCGACTGCATTGCAACGGATATTTTTTTGCCCATATTCTGCACCGATATTTTTTGTCAAACCCACCACTGCATGTTTTGCTGAAGTATAGGCACTCGATAGAGGAGCCGCAACAGTACCATGGATGGAAGCCATATTAACGATTACACCACCGCCATTCTTTTCCATCGCTTCTATTTGATACTTACAGCCATAAAATACCCCATTGAAATTTATATCAATCACTTTTTTCCAACCATCTAAACTATAGTCTCCTGTCAGTGCAGCTTCTCCTCCGATCCCAGCATTGTTACATGCGATATCAAGTCGACCAAATGTTTTGACCGCAAAACCAACCAACGCTTCATTATCAGCCGGGGACGAACTATCTGCTTTAAAAAATGCAG
The genomic region above belongs to Sphingobacterium zeae and contains:
- a CDS encoding carboxylesterase/lipase family protein gives rise to the protein MKKIFFTTVVFFIVSCVFAQAPQVKVEAGILEGITLSSGVQSFRGIPFAKPPVGDLRWKEPQAVVPWNGIRKADHFGSSPMQKPIYGDMRFRSSGMSEDCLYLNVWRPKAADEGKLPVLVYFYGGGFNAGDGSENRYDGESFAKEGLIVVTVNYRLGIFGFFAHPALTKESPQHASGNYGLLDQHAALLWVKKNIAAFGGDPDAVTIGGESAGSMSVSAQMASPLSKGLFKRAIGQSGSVFNLRYGTISLSEQEQQGITFADRVNAKELDKLREIPASELLDKASEHGAFATRLIVDGYFLPKSPLAIFEAGEQSKVPLLAGWTSTEAPYTAYMGKSYPSPENYEKLVRTQYGAKADEVLKLYPGKTEMEVIRSSTALASDNFIVYSTWKWLDLQRKNSGQPVFVYIFGKPRPAMQPAYSDVQTGLAGGISKKSEKQPKEKMPEPLPGAFHASDIEYLLGNLKSNDVFAWTDDDYRVSRLGQNYFVNFIKTGDPNGKELSLWPKTLGKDKRMNILNLNVDAKASPEEFRHRYLFLDKLFMDQAQKDRENL
- a CDS encoding SDR family NAD(P)-dependent oxidoreductase, producing the protein MKILADKVALVTGAGSGIGLAVALAYAKEGAKVVVSDINERAGHETVKQVESLGGEAAFFKADSSSPADNEALVGFAVKTFGRLDIACNNAGIGGEAALTGDYSLDGWKKVIDINFNGVFYGCKYQIEAMEKNGGGVIVNMASIHGTVAAPLSSAYTSAKHAVVGLTKNIGAEYGQKNIRCNAVGPGYIDTPLLAQLDKEHINALISKHPIGRLGKAEEVAELVLFLSSDKSSFMTGGYYLVDGGYTAV